The genomic stretch CCCAACCGGGTCCATGTGGAAGTAGTCGGTGGCGTAGTTCGAGTGGGTCTGGTTGCGCACGCCCCTTAGGTTGGCGATGAGGCTGATCGATCCCGGCCGGCTCGCCGTGAGCCGCACGACGATCGCCTGATCGGGGGCGGAGGCGAGCACTTCCCGCCGATAGCTTACGCCGTCGACCGTGTAGGACACCGACGCGATGCCGGTCTTTAGGTCCAGCTCTCGCCGATAGTCGGTGGCCTGGTCGCCGTGCGCGAGGAACAGGTGCAGGTTGGCAAGGCTCTGATACTTCTGCTGCTCGACGGGATAGCCCATCAGCTTGCGCCCGAAGAGGTTGTGGGCGTCGAGGTACTTGCCGGCGAACACGAGCCGCTGGATCTCCGGCAGCGCCTTGTAGCCTCCGGGCACGACGGTCGAGTACGGCCCGCCGGACCAGTAGGTGCTCTCGTTGAGCTGGATGCGCTCCTCGGCGACCGTGCCGAACACCATCGCCCCCAGCCGCCCGTTGCCGACCGGCAGCGCCTCGTCCCATTTGGTGGCCGGCGAAGCGAACCAGAGACAGGTGGAGGGATCGATCGCTGTGTCCTTCATGTTCGCCGACGCACTTTCCTGGCCCGATGCCCCAAATCCCAGACTCACGGCCCCAAGATATGCCAGTAGGCTCCAGTGCATTTGAGCCAGAGGTTAGCACCTTTGGCAAGCGATGCGTGCCCCTTCCAAAGGGGTCGAGCCACCCTAAGGTCCGAGCAAGAACGGGATCCCCGAAGGCCCAAAGGGCCGCAAGGTGATAGCCCAGGGCGTTGCCCTGGGAACGGCAACCGCCACGAGCCTCCCTAGCCCTGAAGGGGCGTGACTTCGGACCTTCTCATGCGGCGAGCGACAATTCGTGCCTCGGAAGGACCCCAAACCGAATCGAAACCGGCGTCGATGCCGCTTGGAGCCCGCCGCCACGCCTGGCGATCACGCGGTAGGTGGCCGAGGTGACACCGAAAGGCAGCGTCCCGTCCACATAGCGCTTGCCGCCGATCGTGCCTACCGGGACAAACGCCACGGAATCCCCAAGCGCTCGCTGGACCTCGAAGAACGTGCCGGCAGGGAAGCGGCCCTTCCAGGTCACTTCCACCGAGCCGTTGGACATCAGGCGGCAGCTCACGCTCTGCGGCGCGGGCGGCGGGCCGATGCGGCTCCAGCGTCGTTTGGCGGGCAGCGAGGCGGTAGCCAGCACTCCCGGGTCCTCCACAACCTCGGCATGGCTGCGGATGGTCTGCATCGCGCCCGAACCCACGCGCATGAGTTCGGCGACCTTGGCGTTGAGCGCGAGGGTCGCGGCGCGCGCGGCCTGTTCTTGGGCTCGCTGAAGGTCGAAGGCCTGTTGGGCTTCCTGCGCGAGGTCGGCCACGCGCTGCGCCAGCTCGGGGCTCAGGCCGATCTCAGCCGCCGATGCGAGCCACTCCTGCCCGCGCGCGGCGAAGAAGTCGATGCGCCCGACGATGCTCTTCGGTACCACCCGTCCCATGCCCTCTATCATCGGCACGCAAACGGGAAACTTGATGCCCGAACCTCTGAGACACGATCCTGCCCAACCAATCCACCCTCCCCAACGACCAATCTCCGTGCCCGAACGCCCCGGACACGATTCTCCCCAATCAACCTTATCTTGACAACGACCAGACTTCGTGTCCCAATGACCCGGACACGGTTTTTCCCTGCCTCACGCTCTTCCAAAACGGCAAGTGCCAACGCTTGCGGGACGAGTGCCATCAGACGATGCGGCAACCCACCAGCACTCCTCGATAGAGCGTGAAGCCACTCAAAGCTCCAAGCAAGAAGGGGAAGACCTACCCAACGGGTGGTTTGCCCGTCCTGGTAGATTTGGAATCATGAGCTCGGATATCGACATCAACAAAGTGACCGCTGAGTACGCGAAGGGCCTGACAATTCACTATGTTGACGCACTCTTCAAGAACGCCGAAAGCGGCGCCACGAGGCCGATTCGAGCCCTGCTAGCGAAGTCAGGCGCGGCATTCAAGCCCTACCTGAAGAGAGCACACGACCAGGCGCTTCACTGCAAGACCCTGCTAAACGACGAGCCGACACCAATCACCAACATATATGTGCCGATGGATCTCAGGGTGGGCTCTTCGGAGCTGAAAGATGCAGCTTGGTCAGAGCTCCGTCAACTGTCCACTCGAATCATACTCACTGGGCTTGCTGGCAGCGGTAAGTCAACGGCGTTTCGAACGTTCTTTCTAGAAGAATGCGAGCTGAGGACCAGCGTTCCCTTGCTCATAACTTTGCGTAACATCAACGATCTCCAGGGGAACTTGGAGAACCTGATTCTGCAGACTGTGAATACAGACGGAGGGGGACTTGATAGAGACATGTTGGTGGCGGCATCAAAGAAGGGCATTTTGTCATTCTTCTTTGACGGCCTTGATGAAGTTTCCGACGAGTTCTTTAAGCGAACGGTCTCGGCAATCCAGAAGTTATCCGCATCATTCCCCAAAACACGGATAGTAGTGTCCTCGAGGCCTTATGAGGAGTTTCAATCTTGGGAGGAATTTACTGTATGTGGCGTCAATCCCATGCGCCAATCTCAAGCATGCAACCTCGTGCATAGGATGCCGTTTGAAGACAAAGAGTTCAAGACCAAATTTGTCAATCTACTTGAGAGCGGATTATTCCAAACCCACAACTCCTTCGCATCAAACCCGCTATTGTTGACCTTGATGGTCCTGATGTTTGGCGAGAACGCCGAAATACCTAAGAAGTGGCATTTGTTCTACGATCAAGCCTATCAAGTGCTTTTTTCGAGACACGACGTGCGAAAGAAGGGGAGTTTCAGGAGGCAACTCCGGTCAAAGCTGGATCACGAATCGTTCGGCAAGGTGTTCTCTATCTTCTCAGCGATTTCCTATTCTGCAGAGCGCGTCTCTTTCGATGAACAGCGGTTCACACACCGGACATTCCAGGAGTATTTTGCGGCCGTCTACGTGGGCCGACATCTTCCGCAAAGCAGCGCCAAGGAGGTGATTGAGAGCATCGTTCGCTATGAACCTAACTCCGGTTTCTTGACCTCGCTTTATGGGGTAAATCCTGAGCTATTCCTCAGGATGCTACTGCTGCCATTGGCTGACGGGATGCTGGCTGCGATTGCGTACACGGGTGAGGTTAGTCCAAACGTGTAT from Armatimonadota bacterium encodes the following:
- a CDS encoding fibronectin type III domain-containing protein, translating into MGRVVPKSIVGRIDFFAARGQEWLASAAEIGLSPELAQRVADLAQEAQQAFDLQRAQEQAARAATLALNAKVAELMRVGSGAMQTIRSHAEVVEDPGVLATASLPAKRRWSRIGPPPAPQSVSCRLMSNGSVEVTWKGRFPAGTFFEVQRALGDSVAFVPVGTIGGKRYVDGTLPFGVTSATYRVIARRGGGLQAASTPVSIRFGVLPRHELSLAA
- a CDS encoding NACHT domain-containing protein encodes the protein MSSDIDINKVTAEYAKGLTIHYVDALFKNAESGATRPIRALLAKSGAAFKPYLKRAHDQALHCKTLLNDEPTPITNIYVPMDLRVGSSELKDAAWSELRQLSTRIILTGLAGSGKSTAFRTFFLEECELRTSVPLLITLRNINDLQGNLENLILQTVNTDGGGLDRDMLVAASKKGILSFFFDGLDEVSDEFFKRTVSAIQKLSASFPKTRIVVSSRPYEEFQSWEEFTVCGVNPMRQSQACNLVHRMPFEDKEFKTKFVNLLESGLFQTHNSFASNPLLLTLMVLMFGENAEIPKKWHLFYDQAYQVLFSRHDVRKKGSFRRQLRSKLDHESFGKVFSIFSAISYSAERVSFDEQRFTHRTFQEYFAAVYVGRHLPQSSAKEVIESIVRYEPNSGFLTSLYGVNPELFLRMLLLPLADGMLAAIAYTGEVSPNVYRQFLRLSGASANLIPIQPSSSAEGKEKLPVRMHFRLGLIRDRIVFPVYVVARTSFPDLFDRDDSKARDKLEELLRRRATKGEHHVLFHSLKEDNAALQVAAESFWVGVPFIEAVIEAKARAVKEIEKFGRAAALVLAAEREDTRATSGQRRRKSTAGRSKGSRGGSAR